The genomic interval AAAACACGGTGCCCGAATCCTGGGGCAGATGTCATCTCCACATCCTGATGTCGCGGGGGTGATGTCCTAATGACATCGGAGCCCGTTCAGGTGGGCAGCTCACGCTCGGTGGGGGGCCGCGAGAGCGGGAGGGAGAAGTAGAACCGGCTCCCCCGTCCCACCTCGCTCTCCACCCACGTCCTCCCACCGTGGGCCTCGATGATGCCCTTCACGATGTACAGCCCCAGGCCCGTCCCGGACTGGGAGGCGCCCCGGACACGCCAATACCGGTCGAAGACGTGCGGGAGGTCCCCGGCGGCGATTCCGGGGCCGGTGTCCTGGACGCAGACGACGAGCTCCTCTTGCATGCGCCGCGCGGAGACCTGGATGGTGCCATGGTTGCCCGTGTACTTGATGGCGTTGCCCACGAGGTTCGACACCACCTGCCTCATCCGCGGCAGGTCGTACGTCATCCGGGGGAGCCCGGGATCGAGGTGGACCTCGAGGTGCTGCTCCTTCTCCTGGGCCACCGGCCGGAACATCTCCACGCTCTCGCGCAGACAGTCCGTGATTTCGTGCGGCATCCGGTGGAGGGACAGGCGTCCGGCCTCGATGGCCCCCGCGTTGATCAGATCCTCGATGAGCAGGCTCATCTGGTCCACGGTGCCGCGGATGACTCCCACGTTCCGGGTGAAGAGCTCCTCGTTGTCACGGGCCCGGGACAGCAGCCGCGTCGCGAGCGTGATGGCGTTGAGCGGGTTGCGGAGATCATGCGAGACGACCGCGAGCACCTCCTCCCGGCTCCTCAGCGCCTGTTGTGCCTCCCGGTAGAGCCTGGCGTGGTCGAGCGAGATGGCCGCGCGGAGCGCCAGATCGCGAGCGAGCGCCAGATCCTCGTCGGTGTAGCGGCCGGCCCGCACCGAGGCCACCGTGAGCGCTCCGAGCGTCTGCTCCCCCACGTTGAGGGGGATGATCATCGCCTCGCGGGCGAGGGGCGGCTCCGCGCCGTCATCACCATCCGGAGGCGAGAGCCCGAGCATGACCTCCTCCTTGAGGACCAGCGGCTCACGCGAGTGGATGACGCGCAGGACGGGATGGCGCGAGCCGGGCTCGAAACGGATGCGCTGGGACCCGCCCCGCCGCGGGGGCCTGCCCACGGTGGACTCCGCGGCCCGGACCACCCACCGGCCCTCCGCGTCCCTCACGAGGAGATCCACGCTGGCCACCTCCGCGAGCTCGGGGACGAGCAGCTCCACGATGAGCCGCACGAGCTCCTCGTCATCCAGTGAACGCGCCAGGCGCTCGCTGGCCTGGGACAGGAAGCGGAGCCGGTTGCGCTCCGTCTCCAGTCCCCGGTGGAGTCTGCTGTTCTCGATGATGACTCCCGCGTAGGCGGCGAGCAGCTCGATGATGCGTTGATCCTCCTCCGTGAAGGCGGTCCCCCCCACCTTGTTCGCCAGGTAGAGGTTGCCCACGCTCTTCCCCTCGTAGCGGATGGGAATGCCGAGGAAGGGGCCCAGCTCCGGATGCCCGCCCGGCAGCTGCTGGAAGAGGGGGCTCTCCCGCACGTCCTCCACGCGCATGGATTGTCCCTGCCGCGCCACCCATCCGAGGACCCCCACGGGCCGAGGGGCGCGTCCGAGCCTCCTGGCCACGTCGGGGTCGACGCCGCTGAACACCCAGGAGTGGAAGGGCTTGCTGGAGTCGGTGCCGATCCCCAGGGCCGCGTAGTCGGCGCCGGTGAGCTTCCGGGCCCATTCGGTGATGCACTGGTGCAACTGGGAGGTGCCGCCGGGCTTCCAAATCTCGTCTCCGATGACGATCGACGCATGGACGATCGCCTCCAGGCGGCGCACGAGCCGCCGTGAGCCCTCCAGGAGCCGCTCCCGTTCGCGCTCGAACTCCTTGCGCTGGGTGATGTCCTCGATGATAGCGAGCAGCCCGGTGGCGCCGTTCCCGAGCACCAGCCCGGAGGTGATGATTCGTGCCTCCACCCGCGAGCCATCCCGCCGCGTGCATTCCATCTCGACGGCCCGGCGCGAGTCCGGCCCCTCGAGCGGGCATCCCAGGGGAATGGGAGGCGCGGAGCCGAGCACCTCGGTGGGGGACCACCCGAAGAGGTGGGTGGCCGCGGGGTTCCACGTCGTCACCTGGCCCGTTCCGTCCAGACCGATGACGGCGAGCGGCATGGCCGAGATGATGGAGTCGAGCAGCCCGCTCGTCTGCTTGAGCTCCGCCTCGACGGAGTGGCGCGTCTCGGCCATCTGGTTCAGGGCCGCCGCGATTCGTCCGAGCTCGTCGCCAGGTGGCAGGGGAATCCGGAAGCCGAGCGCACCCGCCGAGAACTGCCCCACCCCCTCGAGCAGGAGCTCGACGGGGCGGTTGATCGTCCGGGCGAGGACCTGCTTGCTGAGGAAGACGAGCAGGAGTGTCGCCACGATGCCCGTGGAGATGGCGGCGATGGTGAACCGGGCGGTCGTCCGGGCCCGTTCGTTGCGCAGCGCGAGGAGCCTGTTCTCCTCGGCGCTCATGGCCTGGATGGTCCGGGAGATCTCATCCATGGTGGAGTGCCCCTCCAGCAGGATGGGGGAGAGGACGCCATTCGGGTGCCCTTGCCGCTCGCGTGTCTCCACGGCGCTTTCGAGCAGTCGCAGGCGCCGGGTGACGAGGCTCCTCAGGTAGGTCACCTGCCCCTGCTGGACCGGGTTGTCCGCCGTCAGGCGGGCCACGGAGTCGAGCTGCGGGGGAACCCTCCGCGCGAGGTCGGACAGTCTGTGCTGGAATTCATCGGAGCCGGTGATGATGAACCCGCGAGCCATCGACTCCGACTGGCTCACATCGACCCGCACCTCCTGCAGCGCTCCCAGGACCTCGTGCGTATGGCGGACCCACCGCTCGCCGTCGATCCACTGTCGGGCACTGTGAAGTGAGATCACCCCCACGATGACGTAGATTGCCGAGGAAGCCAGCAGAAGGGCCCTCGTGCGCGCTCGGAGCGTCATGCCTGGCCTCAGCACACATTGAGGACGGGCCCACCCGGATGGCAATGGCCGGGTTGGCTCAAGCGTGCCTTCTCCTGCTTCTCCCTCCTCCCCGCGGGACGGGTTGCGCCTGGCGCTTCAAGTCGCGGGGATGCCGAGCGCCTTGACGCGGCGGTAGAGGTTGCCCCGGTCCACCTGCAGCAGGCGCGCGGCCCCGGCGATGCTGCCTCCCTCCGCCAGGGCGGCCAGGATGAGCGTGCGCTCGAAGTCGTCCACGTGCTCGCGGTAGCTCTTCTGCCCGAGCACGAGGCTGGAAGGCTTCGCGGCCATGAGGGAGGAAGGGCCGGTGAGGGACTCGGGGGAGAGGGTGAGCGGGCCGTCACCCCGCAGCAGGTTCTGGCGCTCGATGAAGTTGCGCAGCTCGCGCACGTTGCCGGGCCAGGGCCAGGCGCGCAGGGCCTCTTCCGCGCCGGGTGCCAGCACCAGCGGCACCTTTGGCCCGGCCAGCTCCGCCGCGAAGGCCCGGGCGAGCGGGAGGATGTCCTCGGGCCGCTCGCGCAGGGGGGGCAGGGTGAGGGGGAGCACGTTGAGGCGGAAGTACAGGTCCTGCCGGAAGCGGCCCTCCCGCACCGCGAGCGCGAGATCCCTGTGCGTGGCGGCCAGGATGCGCACGTTGACGGGGATGGGCAGGCCGCCACCCAGGCGCTCCACCTCCTTCGTCTCCAGCACGCGCAGCAGCTTGGCCTGGAGCTCCAGCGGCATGTCCCCCAGCTCGTCGAGGAACAGCGTGCCGCCATGGGCCTGCTCGATGCGGCCGAGCCGCCGCGTGGTGGCGCCCGAGAAGGCGCCGCGCTCGTGGCCGAACAGCTCGCTCTCCAGCAGGGTGGAGGGGATGGCGGCGCAGTTGACGGCGACCAGCCGCCCCTTGCGCCCCGAGGCGAGGTGGAGCGCCCGCGCCACGCGCTCCTTGCCCGTGCCCGTCTCGCCGGTGATGAGGATGGAGGCGTCGCTGGGGCCCACGCGGGCGATGAGCTTGCGCAGCGACTCCATGGCCGGGCTGTCCCCCACGAGGTGGCCGGGCCGCGCCAGCTCCTCCTGGAGCCGCTGCTGCTCCTCCCGGAGCTCGCTGAGGGCGAGCGCGTTGCGCAGCGCGGTGAGGAGCCGCTCGGGCGAGGGCGGCTTCTCCACGAAGTCGGTGGCGCCCAGCTTGAGGGCCTGCACGGCCTCGGCGGGCGAGGCCTCGCCGGAGAGCACCACCACGGGGACGGGCAGGGGCCTGGGCAGCCGGGCGAGCAACTCCAGCCCCGTCTCACCGGGCATGCGCAGGTCCAGCAGCATCAACGCGGGCGGCTGGCCGGGCGCGTCGAGGAGGCGCACGGCCTCGGCGGCGGAGCGGGCCTCCACGGGGGAGAAGCCCTCGTCGGAGAGCAGGCCGCGCAGCCCCTTGAGGACGCCAGGATCGTCGTCCACCAGGAGGATGCGGGGGCCGGGCGCCTGGGGGCGCGGGGGAGCGAGCGGGGTTTCCACGGGCCCAGCGTAGCGCACCGGCGCCGGGAGGGCCGCCGAGGGGAGTAGGAGCACGCCCACCTCCTGTTGATGGAAGGTACAAACGAGCTGGGTGCAGGGGGCACGGCGGGCCTTACCGTACGTTCCGCGTCCTGGGAGGTCATTCCGTGAAAAGGCAGGCGGGCATCCGTGGTGCTTTCGGTGTACTCGCTCACGCCTCCATCCCCATCCAGCAACGCGAGGGCGGAGGAGCGGGCAGGCCCCTGGTTGGTGCTTCCTCGCTCCCCGGCAGGGGCCCTCTTCCCGAGGCGTCTTCGTCCGAGGTGCCGTCCTGCCGGGGGTGGGGGCGCTCTGGAGGCCACGGCCCCGGGGGCGCTCCTCACGGCGGACTGCTCGGGCGGATGAGCCTGGCGTTGGTCGCGTGTACTGGGCGCTCCGACGTGTTCCGCTGCCTCGGCCGCGTCGCGCTGCCGGAGCTGGGGGACTGGTGTGACCTCGACCTGCTCCAGGAGGGCGTGCTCCAGCGGGCCGCCGCCTTCCGCTCGCCCCATGGCGAGGTGCATGGGCCCCCATGTGGTCCGCCCTCGCCGCTGGCCCGGGAGGTGGCCCGCACGGGCAGGCCGGAGTTGCTCCGTGGCCCCTCCGAGGAGGTGCTCCTGGCCCTGTCCCCGGAGGATGGGGCGCACCCCCTCCGTCAGGACGCCGGGCTCCTGGATTGCCTGGCGGTTCCCCTGCGGCTGGGGGACCAGCTCGTGGGGGTCCTCTCCTTCGCCACGAGGACGCAGGCGCTGCGCCTGGACGAGGACGCGCTGGCGCTCGCCGAGGAACTGGCCGGGTGCGTCGCGTTCGCGCTGGAGACGTACCGGCTGCGCGAGGAGCTGCGGCGCCAGGTGGCCGACTTCCAGACGCTGTTGGACGTCATCCCCGTGGGCATCGGCATCGCCCAGGACAGGGAGTGCCGGTGCATCCGGCAGAACACCTGGTTCTCGCGGCTGCACGGGCTTCCGCTGGACAGCAACATCTCACTCAGCGCACCGGACGGAGAGCGCCAGCCGATCCGCTACCTCGACGAGGGCCGCGCGCTCACGCCCGAGGAGCTGCCGATGCAGCGGGCGGCCACGACGGGCCAGGAGGTGCTCGACGTCGAGCTGGAGTTGGAGGTCCAGGGGCAGCGGCGCGGCACCGTCGTCATCTCCGCCGTGCCGCTCTTCGACGAGGCGCACCGCCCGCGTGGCTCCATCGGCACCATCCAGGACGTCACCGCGCGCAAGCGGGCCACGGAGGCGCAGCGCTTCCTGGCCGAGTCCAGCGCGGTGCTCTCCTCGTCGCTGGACCCGGAGCAGACCTCCCGGACACTGGCCCGGCTGTGCGTCCCCGCGCTCGCCAACGCGGCGGCGCTGTTCGGGTGGCGGCCCGATGGGAAGCTCGGACTCGTGTCCGTGACCCATGAGAGTCCCGCGGCCGAGTCCCTCATCGCCAGCGCGGACCTGCCCGCGCTCTCCGAGGAGACCCCCATCCACGAGGCCATGGTGTCGGGACGGCCCCGGCTCCTGGCGATGGTGGATCTCCCGGACGGCGGGCACGGAGAGCGGGCCGATGCGTGGCGGGAGCTGCGCTGGCGGCTCGGCCTCCACTCGCTGATGCTCATCCCGCTGGCCACCCCCCACGGCGTGGCGGGAGTGCTGGTGCTCGGCTCCTCGGAGCGGACGTTCACCGAGGACGACCTCACCTTCGCCAGGGAGTACGCCGCGCATGCGTCGTACGCCATCGACAACGCCCGGCTGTACCGGGAGGCTCGGGAGGCCGTCGCCCTGCGGGAGGAGTTCCTCGGCATCGCCGGCCACGAGCTGCGCACGCCCCTGACAGCCCTGCAACTCGGGTTGCAGAGTCTGGTCCGCCACGCGGCCACCTCGGGTGACTGCGTCGGGGTGGTGAAGTGGGTCGCCACGTGTCAGCGGCAGGGGGAACGGTTGAACAGACTGGTGGGAGATCTGCTGGACGTGAGCCGCATCACCTCCGGCCGACTGCCCCTGGTGCTCGAGGAGATGGACCTGGCGGTGCTCGTGGAGGAGGTGGCGGCGCGCATGCGGCCGGAGCTGGAGACGGCGGGCTGTGCCCTGTCGCTGACGCTGGAGTCCTCGCTGGCCGGGAGCTGGGATCGCTCGCGCCTGGATCAGGTGGTGACGAACCTCCTGGCCAACGCGGTGAAGTACGGGCAGGGCCGGCCCATCGAGGTGTCCGCGGTGGCCACGGCCGATGGCGTGAGCCTTCGCGTGCGGGACGAGGGCATCGGTATCTCCGGGGTGGATCAGGCGCGCATCTTCGAGCGCTTCGAGCGGGCCGTGCCGGATCGTCACTATGGAGGACTGGGGCTCGGGCTGTGGATCACGAAGCAGATCGTCTCCCTGCTCGGGGGGCACATCCGCGTGGAGAGCGAGCAGGGCCGGGGCTCGGCCTTCACGGTGGCGCTCCCCCGGCGGGTGGAGGGCTGAGGGGCACGGTTCTCGCGCCCTATCGCAGCCAGCGCTCACCCTCCACTTGCATGGAATGCTTCGAGTATTTCCGCTGCTGTCATCACCGGTGTCACCTTCACCTCGCCGTTCATGCTTTCGTCGCAGAAAATGACTGGCAGGTGAGAGGGAACGAGGGTGCGGCACCATTGGACGAACCCAGCTATCTCTCGAAGAGAGGCACCTTCGAGTGTGATGGAGCTACCTGCTCTATCCAGCAAACCCTCCAATGCTGAATCCGTCATGGGAATGCTGAACTCCAGCGCGTAGCTTCTCTGGGGATTGGAGATTGGCTTCACCGTGGCACCGGGCCATCGCGCGCTCAGGCTGGAAATGAAATCAGAGGCAGACGGCAATCCGCCATCTTCCGACATGATGAAGAACTTCATCCACCTTCTCCCTGCTTCAAGGACGAACGACGACCTCACCTGGAATGCCAAAATTCTTCAGGAGTTGCTCGAAGAGGGGAACGGCCCTGCTGTCGTTGACAATCACCTCGAGCTCCACGACAGGCGTGTTGGGGTCCTTGATGACCGCGGCGTAACGTGCGAACTCGTCCATGAGTGCGTTCAGGATCATGGTTCGGGCCTTCTCGGCACACTTCGAGCCAGCAATGAACGGGCTTCTCTCGGCATCGCCAATGTGCTTGACCTCGATCAGCCTCGCCTTGTCCAAGCGGGCACCGTCCGCCCAGACTTCCTCTCCACCGCCAGAGACCTGCATCTCCTCCGGCCCCGCATGTTTCCTCTGGTACTTGTAGGACTCCGAGTCCTCGCGGGCGGGCCGCCGTTTCACCTTTTCAATCCACTTCTTGAAGGCTTCGAGGTCCACCTTCTTGGGGGTCCCGCCTTCGGCCTGTGCCGGCCCTCCTGCTGGGCGTCCACCCGCAGTGGCCAACGCGGGCGCTACCCCAACCCCCGTGACGACGCCCGGTGAGGCTCCCACTGAGTTACCCAAACGCCCGCCCCTGGTTACCGGTACGGGCTCAGGCAGTGAGGAGGGGGGCTCGCGTGGCCCTGGGTGCTTCTGCACCTTGTTGGATACCTTCTTCATCAGGATGAACGTCACGACGCTCACCCCCACCGTGGCCATGGCTCGAGCGAGGTGAGCTGCCGCCGTGTCGAGTCCCGCCTCATCGCTCGCGTTGGTCGCGGAGTTGACGTAGTGCCACAGCGAGTCCTTCACGGCAGCCGTTTGCGCCGCGGCCATTACGACGCCTAGCGCCAGCAGCGCCACGTCCACGGCCTGTCCGAGCACGGGAATGCCCTGGCTGCCGATCCATGCCGTGGTCATCGTCCCCATCAGCGCCAGGCTCTCGGGAGACAACATCGCCTGCACTTCCCGCATTGCCTCGTCTGGCATACGCCCCAGGGCACGAATGAAGGCGCGGCAGAGTTTCTCAGACTTCTCCATCGTCTCGATTGGCTGGGGCCGCGCATGGCACAGCCCGTCCTCCACCGAGTTGGCGAACGCGGGCGCAGCGAACAGAAGACACAGGCAACAGAGGATGATTCTCATGGATGTAGTCACTGACCGGGTGCGGCGCCGCGACTTCACGGTGGAACTGTCCCGGCGGGTGGAGGGTTGAAGGGCAGGTCCACGCGCGCGAGCGTGCCTCCCCCGGGCGCGGGCTCCAGGCGCAGGGTGCCTCCGTGCTCGTGGACGATCTTCTGGGCGATGGGGAGCCCCAGGCCGCTGCCGCCGGGCTTGGTGCTGAAGAGTCCCCGGGTGAGGGCGGGGCCCTCGAGCACCTGCGGAATCCCGCCGCCGTGGTCGCGGATGGAGACACGCACGCAGGAGGGGAGCGCCTCGAGGGAGAGGTGCACGGGCGCGGCGCCGGAGGGTGAGGCCTCGGTGGCGTTCTTGAGGAGGTTGCCGAAGAGGCGGCGCAGGCCGTCCGGATCCGCGGAGAGGGTGGGCTCCGGGCCGGGTTGGAGCTCCACGGGGACGGGAGAGGTCTCCTGGTAGAGGGCACACAGCTCGGCGAGCAGGGGACGCAGGGCGACGGGCTGGAAGCGCGGCGCGGGGAGACGGGCGAAATCCGAGAAGCTCCGGGTCATCCGCATGAGCAGCTCCACCTCCTCCTGCAGGAGGGAGACGGACTCGGCGATGCGGGTGGCGTCCGGCGGCCCGTCCGCGCGGGAGAGCCGCGCCAGCGCGAGCTTCATGGCGGTGAGGGGATTGCGCAGCTCATGGGCCAGCGCACGGGCCACGTCCTGCCAGGCCGCTATCTGCTCGGCGGACTTGAGGCGCTCGCGCTGGGCGGCCAGCTCGCGGCCCATGCGGTTGAACTGGACGAGGAGGAACTGGAGCTCGTCCCGGGGCGAGTCGGGGGCGGGCAGTTGGACGGAGAGGTCTCCGCGTGCGTAGGCCCACATGCCCCGGGTGAGGGTGGAGACGGGGCGGGTGAGGGCTCGGCCGAGCAGCACGGCGGCGGCGGTGAGCACCGCGGCCGAGACGAGCAGCAGGGCCGCGATGAGCATGGGGGTGCGGCGGACGAGGGCGCGGCGGGCGAGCTCCGCCTGGGCGAGGTTGAGGCGGGCCTCGTCGAGCGCGGCCTGGGAGTGGCCCTCCCGGGCGAGCCCGGCGGAGAGCTCGTCGAGCACCTGCTCCACGGGCGCCAGGGACACGGAGAGCAGCTCCTGGAGCGCCTGCCGGGCGAGGAAGCCGAGCAGCACGAGCGGCACCAGCCCCGTGACGAG from Archangium lipolyticum carries:
- a CDS encoding sensor histidine kinase — translated: MPPDLPPPPTRFRRRLLAVMLVTGLVPLVLLGFLARQALQELLSVSLAPVEQVLDELSAGLAREGHSQAALDEARLNLAQAELARRALVRRTPMLIAALLLVSAAVLTAAAVLLGRALTRPVSTLTRGMWAYARGDLSVQLPAPDSPRDELQFLLVQFNRMGRELAAQRERLKSAEQIAAWQDVARALAHELRNPLTAMKLALARLSRADGPPDATRIAESVSLLQEEVELLMRMTRSFSDFARLPAPRFQPVALRPLLAELCALYQETSPVPVELQPGPEPTLSADPDGLRRLFGNLLKNATEASPSGAAPVHLSLEALPSCVRVSIRDHGGGIPQVLEGPALTRGLFSTKPGGSGLGLPIAQKIVHEHGGTLRLEPAPGGGTLARVDLPFNPPPAGTVPP
- a CDS encoding sigma-54-dependent transcriptional regulator, with the translated sequence MLLLPSAALPAPVRYAGPVETPLAPPRPQAPGPRILLVDDDPGVLKGLRGLLSDEGFSPVEARSAAEAVRLLDAPGQPPALMLLDLRMPGETGLELLARLPRPLPVPVVVLSGEASPAEAVQALKLGATDFVEKPPSPERLLTALRNALALSELREEQQRLQEELARPGHLVGDSPAMESLRKLIARVGPSDASILITGETGTGKERVARALHLASGRKGRLVAVNCAAIPSTLLESELFGHERGAFSGATTRRLGRIEQAHGGTLFLDELGDMPLELQAKLLRVLETKEVERLGGGLPIPVNVRILAATHRDLALAVREGRFRQDLYFRLNVLPLTLPPLRERPEDILPLARAFAAELAGPKVPLVLAPGAEEALRAWPWPGNVRELRNFIERQNLLRGDGPLTLSPESLTGPSSLMAAKPSSLVLGQKSYREHVDDFERTLILAALAEGGSIAGAARLLQVDRGNLYRRVKALGIPAT
- a CDS encoding GAF domain-containing protein: MTLRARTRALLLASSAIYVIVGVISLHSARQWIDGERWVRHTHEVLGALQEVRVDVSQSESMARGFIITGSDEFQHRLSDLARRVPPQLDSVARLTADNPVQQGQVTYLRSLVTRRLRLLESAVETRERQGHPNGVLSPILLEGHSTMDEISRTIQAMSAEENRLLALRNERARTTARFTIAAISTGIVATLLLVFLSKQVLARTINRPVELLLEGVGQFSAGALGFRIPLPPGDELGRIAAALNQMAETRHSVEAELKQTSGLLDSIISAMPLAVIGLDGTGQVTTWNPAATHLFGWSPTEVLGSAPPIPLGCPLEGPDSRRAVEMECTRRDGSRVEARIITSGLVLGNGATGLLAIIEDITQRKEFERERERLLEGSRRLVRRLEAIVHASIVIGDEIWKPGGTSQLHQCITEWARKLTGADYAALGIGTDSSKPFHSWVFSGVDPDVARRLGRAPRPVGVLGWVARQGQSMRVEDVRESPLFQQLPGGHPELGPFLGIPIRYEGKSVGNLYLANKVGGTAFTEEDQRIIELLAAYAGVIIENSRLHRGLETERNRLRFLSQASERLARSLDDEELVRLIVELLVPELAEVASVDLLVRDAEGRWVVRAAESTVGRPPRRGGSQRIRFEPGSRHPVLRVIHSREPLVLKEEVMLGLSPPDGDDGAEPPLAREAMIIPLNVGEQTLGALTVASVRAGRYTDEDLALARDLALRAAISLDHARLYREAQQALRSREEVLAVVSHDLRNPLNAITLATRLLSRARDNEELFTRNVGVIRGTVDQMSLLIEDLINAGAIEAGRLSLHRMPHEITDCLRESVEMFRPVAQEKEQHLEVHLDPGLPRMTYDLPRMRQVVSNLVGNAIKYTGNHGTIQVSARRMQEELVVCVQDTGPGIAAGDLPHVFDRYWRVRGASQSGTGLGLYIVKGIIEAHGGRTWVESEVGRGSRFYFSLPLSRPPTERELPT
- a CDS encoding sensor histidine kinase gives rise to the protein MVACTGRSDVFRCLGRVALPELGDWCDLDLLQEGVLQRAAAFRSPHGEVHGPPCGPPSPLAREVARTGRPELLRGPSEEVLLALSPEDGAHPLRQDAGLLDCLAVPLRLGDQLVGVLSFATRTQALRLDEDALALAEELAGCVAFALETYRLREELRRQVADFQTLLDVIPVGIGIAQDRECRCIRQNTWFSRLHGLPLDSNISLSAPDGERQPIRYLDEGRALTPEELPMQRAATTGQEVLDVELELEVQGQRRGTVVISAVPLFDEAHRPRGSIGTIQDVTARKRATEAQRFLAESSAVLSSSLDPEQTSRTLARLCVPALANAAALFGWRPDGKLGLVSVTHESPAAESLIASADLPALSEETPIHEAMVSGRPRLLAMVDLPDGGHGERADAWRELRWRLGLHSLMLIPLATPHGVAGVLVLGSSERTFTEDDLTFAREYAAHASYAIDNARLYREAREAVALREEFLGIAGHELRTPLTALQLGLQSLVRHAATSGDCVGVVKWVATCQRQGERLNRLVGDLLDVSRITSGRLPLVLEEMDLAVLVEEVAARMRPELETAGCALSLTLESSLAGSWDRSRLDQVVTNLLANAVKYGQGRPIEVSAVATADGVSLRVRDEGIGISGVDQARIFERFERAVPDRHYGGLGLGLWITKQIVSLLGGHIRVESEQGRGSAFTVALPRRVEG
- a CDS encoding restriction endonuclease fold toxin-2 domain-containing protein codes for the protein MRIILCCLCLLFAAPAFANSVEDGLCHARPQPIETMEKSEKLCRAFIRALGRMPDEAMREVQAMLSPESLALMGTMTTAWIGSQGIPVLGQAVDVALLALGVVMAAAQTAAVKDSLWHYVNSATNASDEAGLDTAAAHLARAMATVGVSVVTFILMKKVSNKVQKHPGPREPPSSLPEPVPVTRGGRLGNSVGASPGVVTGVGVAPALATAGGRPAGGPAQAEGGTPKKVDLEAFKKWIEKVKRRPAREDSESYKYQRKHAGPEEMQVSGGGEEVWADGARLDKARLIEVKHIGDAERSPFIAGSKCAEKARTMILNALMDEFARYAAVIKDPNTPVVELEVIVNDSRAVPLFEQLLKNFGIPGEVVVRP